In the genome of Palaemon carinicauda isolate YSFRI2023 chromosome 13, ASM3689809v2, whole genome shotgun sequence, one region contains:
- the LOC137652350 gene encoding SCAN domain-containing protein 3-like, whose amino-acid sequence MKVCSSKVKRHLETAHKDKKDKPLDFIKKLRDEFQGRMTLNHMFTQKVAKVDIGMLASYKRANLVAKAGKPHPIDESLIMLAVAVVLSTVMNQSPQEVTSVIPLSNSSVSRHIDERATDVENQKVSKLQVNEFSLQLDGSTLTDNSALLVAFLRFLDIHEHLVAKNLAGRLHETLRHVIKAVNLIRNSVPKDRLFQQLCEKNNDEFEKFVLHTEVRWLSKDNCLNRFVAHWCRLISCFSGTELGQKLVDAKSDILYLSDIFENVNVLNKELQGNDSTLFSCKEAIAAFRGNLNLFWLNLVRRELAQFPSLVVIFTELLDDDLAVYVDHLKQLHNGMETAFLTYSE is encoded by the exons atgaaagtatgttCCAGCAAAGTGAAaaggcatctggagactgcacataaagacaagaaagacaagccgctagatttcatCAAGAAATTacgtgatgagttccaaggaaggatgacattGAATCacatgtttacccaaaaagtggcaaaagtagatataGGGATGTTGGCCTCGTACAAGAGAGCAAATTTggttgcaaaagcaggtaagcctcatcctatcgatgaatctctgatcatgctggcagtggctgtagtgctttcaacagtcatgaatcagagtccacaagaggtaactagtgttattcctctgagcaactcctcagtatcacgccatATTGATGAGAGGGCAACTGATGTTGAAAACCAAaaagtctcaaaactgcaggtgaatgaattttCTCTTCAACTCGACGGATCAACTTTGACTGATAATTCTGCTCTTCTAGTGGCATTTTTGAGGTTTCTTGATATTCATGAa catctggttgccaaaaacctagcaggacgtctgcatgaaACACTtaggcatgttatcaaggctgtcaacttgataaGAAATAGTGTAccgaaagatcgcctctttcagcaattatgtgaaaagaacaatgacgAATTTGAAAAATTTgtgttgcacactgaagtcaggtggctttctaaagATAATTGTCTGAACCGTTTTGTTGCACATTGGTGCAGGCTTATCTCTtgctttagtgggacagaacttggacagaaacttgttgatgcaaagagtgacatattatacctgtctgacatatttgaaaatgtaaatgttctaaacaaagagcttcaaggaaatgactccaccctgttttcctgcaaGGAGGCAATTGCTGCATTTAGAGGGAATCTCAATCTGTTCTGGTTGAACCTTGTAAGACGAGAGTtagcacagtttccttccttagtaGTTATATTCACAgagctgcttgatgatgacctagcagtgtatgttgaccatctgaagcagttgcataatggtATGGAAACTGCTTTTCTGACCTACTCCGAAtga